The Microlunatus antarcticus DNA segment CCTGGCCGACCGGAGCGGGACGGTCGCGGGCTTCGACATCGCGGGCGCCGAGGACGGCTTCCCGCCCGAGCGCTTCCTCGCCTCGTTCGTCCACCTCCGCACGCACGGCTGGCCGTACACGATCCACGCCGGCGAGGCCGCCGGCGTCGACTCGATCGCCGGCGCCGTCCTCGCCTGCGGCGCCAACCGGGTGGGGCACGGGGTGCGGATCGTCGAGGACATCACCGGCCTGGACGGGGACGCCGCGCTCGGGTCGGTCGCTGCGTACGTCCGCGACCGCCGGGTCCCGCTCGAGCTGTGCCCGTCGTCGAACGTCCAGACGGGCGCCGTGCCCTCGGTGGCCGCCCACCCGATCGCCCGTCTCGACGAGCTCGGGTTCCTGGTCACCGTCAACTGCGACAACCAGCTGATGAGCGGCACGACCCTGACCCGCGAGATGGGCCTGCTGGTCAGCGAGCTGGGCTACGACCTCGCCGGCCTGCGCCGCCTGACCCTCAATGCCGCCGAGAGCGTCTTCTGGTCCTACCCCGAGCGCCGTCGCCTCATCGAGGACGTGATCCTCCCGGCCTACGGGTGAGCCGGGCCCCGCGCATCGCTCCCTACCGGGTGTCGTACCGGCTCGCGCTCGGGCCGGACGGATCGGTCTACCGCGTACGGGACGTGACCACCGAGCAGCCCCACCTGCTCGTCGTGTCCGCCGAGGACGAGCGCACGGCGACCGACCGGGTGGCTGCGCGGCTCGCCGGGCTCGACCCGGACCTCGTGGTCCGCACGGGCGCCGGCGAGCAGCTCTGGGCCGTGCTGCTGCCGGAGCAGGAGCAGCGGGCGGTGGAGCTCGTGGGTCTCGGCGGCGTCCCGCGGCAGAACTGGCTGACCGACGGGCGGGGCTGGCCGTCACGGCACACGCGGTCCTGGTCGCTGGTCGTCCTCCGCACGGTCCTGGCCCTCGTGGTGCTCGGCGTGCTCCTCTGGGTCGGGCACCTGCTGCGGACCTAGCCCGGTCTCTCGGACCGTGGGCCCTGGGTCCCGAGCCTCAGGCCACGCCGGTGCGCAGCAGGTCGACGAACACCGCGGACGTGGTCTCCACCTGCGCCACCGGGACGTTCTCGTCCGGGCCGTGCGCGAGGCGGACGTCGCCGGGGCCGTAGTGCAGCGTCGGGACGCCGGCCCCGTTGTAGAGGCGGAGGTCGCTGCCCCACGGCGCGCCCAGCACCCCCGGGACCTCACCGCCCGTCACCGCCGCGTGCGCCGCGCCGACCTGGGCCGCGAACGGGTGCCCCGTCGGCAGGTGACCGCCCGCGAACCGGCCGCCCGGCCACGTGACCACCGGCGGGTGGTCGCGCAGGTACGGGTGCTCGTCCGCCGCCTCGGCGACCGCGGCCTCCAGCTCCGCCCTTGCCGCCGCCGGGTCCTCCTCGACCCGGAGGCCGTAGCGGCCCTCCGCGACCAGGCGGTCGGGCACGCTGCTGGCCCAGTCGCCGGCCTGCAGCCGTCCGACCGAGAGCGGGTAGGGCACGGGCAGGTGGTCCAGCAGCGGCTCGCGGACGCGGTTGCGCCGCTCGGACAGCCGGGCCAGCGCAGCGTGGAGCGGCAGGTAGGCGTCGATCGCCGACACCCCGGCGTACGCGGTGCTGCCGTGGGTGGCGAGGCCCGGCACCTCGAGGCGGAACGTGAGCGACCCGGCGTTCGCCGTCACGAGCCCGAGGTCGGTCGGCTCGGGGATCACGCACGCCCGGCCGCTGTGACCGCGGACCAGGGTCGCGTACGCGCCCAGCCCGCCGTCCTCCTCGCCGACCACGCAGTGCACCGCGAACGGCGGCACCCCGGCGACGTCGGGTCCCAGCGCCGCGACCGCGCCGAGGACGGCGGCGAGCCCGCCCTTCATGTCGCACGCGCCGCGGCCCACGAGGCGGCCGGCGGAGACGACCGGCGCGTACGGCGCCCCGCTCCAGGCGGTCAGGTCGCCGGGCGGCACCACGTCGACGTGGCTGGACAGCACGAGCCCGACGTCCTCGCCGGGCTGGTTGACCGCGACGAGCCCCCACGCCTCGGACCGGTCGACCTCCTCGCCGGGGTAGCCCGGGTCTGAGCGCAGCGCGTCGAGGTCGAGCGGCCAGAGGTCGACGGTCAGCCCGAGGTCGCCCAGCCGCTCTGCGAGCAGGTGCTGGATCCCCACCTCGTCCGCGGAACCACCCTCGCTCGGCACGGCGACCAGGTCGCGCAGGATCCCCTCGACGGGTGGTGGGAGCGGCACGGTCCGATCATGGCGGACGACGATGAGCATCCGTCACCGAGTACGGGGCCTGATCCGCATCGTTCCGCCCGAAGGGCGTCAGCCCATCGACTTCTGGCCGTCGATCGTCTCGCGCAGGATGTCGGCGTGGCCGGCGTGCTGGGCGATCTCGGCCACCAGGTGGATGAACACGCGCCGGTTGCTCCAGACCTCGTCCGGCGGGAACCACGGCGCCTGCGGCAGCGGGTGCGTCTCGTCCAGGTCGACCTCGCGCACGAGGGCGTCGGTCCGCGCGGCCACCGCGTCCCACGCGGCGATCGCGCCCGCGAGCGTCTCGTCGGGCAGCAGGCGGAACCCGTCCTTGAACGCCTCGAACAGCGCCGGGTCCGGGTTCTCCCAGTCGATCTCCTGGCCACCCTGCGGACCGTGCTCGACGAAGTCCAGCCACTGCGCCACGGTGGCCGTGACGTGCTTGACCAGGCCGCCGAGGCTCAGCGCGCTCACGGTCGGGGTCAGCCGGGCCTGCTCGTCGTCCAGCCCCTGCACCGTGACCAGGAACAGGCCGCGGTGCTTCGTGAGGACGGCGACGATCTCGTCGCGCTCGGTGCTGCTCATCTGCGTCTCCTTCGGGCTCGATCAGGACGAGACCCACGCTAGGACCCATTGCGGCCACTTCCTGACCGCGATGGCCGCAGACTCAGCGCATGGCGAACACCAGCTCGCGCACCCTGCGCCTGCTCTCCCTGCTGCAGACCCGGCGCTGGTGGCCCGGACCGCTGCTCGCGGAACGTCTCGACGTGTCGCCGCGGACCCTGCGCCGCGACGTCGACCGGCTCCGCGAGCTCGGCTACCCCGTGGACGCCGCGCCCGGGGTCGAGGGCGGGTACGCGCTCGCGGCCGGGACCGCCCTGCCGCCGCTGGTCGTCGACGACGAGGAGGCCATGGCGCTCGCGGTGGCGATCCAGTCCCAGCTGGTCGCCGGCACCGGGGGAGAGGCGGCCGTCCGCGCGTTCACGAAGGTGGTGCAGGTGATGCCGCGCCGGCTGCGGCTCCGCCTCGACGCCGTGCAGGCCGCGACCACGCCGGCGCGGTGGGGCGACGAGCCGACCGAGCACCTCGACCACGAGGTGCTCGCCGTGCTCGCTCTCGCCTGCCGCGACGGTGAACGCGTCCGCTTCAGCTACGCGACGGTGTCCCGAGGGTCCTCCTTCCGGCGCCTGGAGCCCTTGCGGCTCGTGCCGCTCGGCCGACGCTGGTACCTCGTCGGCTACGACCTGGACCGGGCGGACTGGCGGACGTTCCGGATCGACCGGATCAGCGCCGCGGAGGGGACCGGGGTGCCCTTCGCGCCGCGTACGCCGCCCTTCGACGACGTCGCCGCGTTCGTCCTCGCCGGCGTGCAGGGGGCCGAGGCCCGCGGTGCCGGGACCCATGAGGTCGAGGCGGTCGTCGAGGCCCCGGCGGCCGCGGTGACCGCACGGATCGGGGGCTGGGCCCGGGTCGAGGAACGGACCGACCAGACGTGCACGTTCCGGATGGAGACCGACGACCTCGGGCGCGCACTGATCGCCCTTGCCATGATCGGCGCCCCCTTCACCGTCGTCCGCCCGCCCGAGCTCGCCACAAGGGTCCGGGCCTGGGCCGACCGCTTCACCGCTGCCGCGCGGAACTCGGAGGCTGCCGCCGTCGCGCACGACTAGGCTCGACCGTCGTGGCTCGCATCCTGACCGCTGTCGCCTGGCCGTACGCGAACGGCCCCCGACACATCGGTCACGTCTCCGGTTTCGGTGTTCCCTCCGACGTCTTCAGCCGCTTCATGCGGATGAGCGGGCACGACGTCCTGATGGTGTCGGGCACGGACGAGTTCGGCACCCCGATCGGCGTCCAGGCCGAGCGCGAGGGGCTGACCAACCGCGAGGCGGCGGACAAGTACAACCGCGTGATCGTCGAGGACCTGCAGGGGCTCGGGCTCTCGTACGACCTCTTCACCCGCACGACGACGCTGAACCACGCGGCCGTCGTGCAGGAGCTGTTCCTCGCGCTGCACAAGAACGGCTACGTCGTGGCCAAGGTGCAGATGGGTGCGCTCAGCCCGTCCACCGGCCGCACCCTGCCGGACCGCTACATCGAGGGCACCTGCCCGATCTGCGGCTACGGCAGCGCGCGCGGCGACCAGTGCGACAACTGCGGCAACCAGCTCGACCCGATCGACCTGATCGACCCGAGGTCCAAGATCAACGGCGAGACGCCCGAGTTCGTCGAGACCGAGCACTTCTTCCTCGACCTGCCCTCGCTGGCCGGCTCGCTCAGTGCGTGGCTCGCGACCCGGACCGACTGGCGGCCCAACGTGCTCAAGTTCAGCGAGAACCTCATCGCCGAGCTCAAGCCGCGCGCCATCACCCGCGACATCGACTGGGGGGTGCCGATCCCGCTCGACGGCTGGCGCGACCAGCCGATGAAGCGGCTCTACGTCTGGTTCGACGCGGTGATCGGCTACCTCTCCGCCGCGATCGAGTGGGCGAAGCGGTCGGGCGACCCCGAGGCCTGGCGCCAGTGGTGGACCGACCCCGAGGCCCGGAGCTACTACTTCATGGGCAAGGACAACATCGTCTTCCACTCGGTGATCTGGCCGGGCATCCTGCTCGGGCAGAACGGCGAG contains these protein-coding regions:
- the metG gene encoding methionine--tRNA ligase codes for the protein MARILTAVAWPYANGPRHIGHVSGFGVPSDVFSRFMRMSGHDVLMVSGTDEFGTPIGVQAEREGLTNREAADKYNRVIVEDLQGLGLSYDLFTRTTTLNHAAVVQELFLALHKNGYVVAKVQMGALSPSTGRTLPDRYIEGTCPICGYGSARGDQCDNCGNQLDPIDLIDPRSKINGETPEFVETEHFFLDLPSLAGSLSAWLATRTDWRPNVLKFSENLIAELKPRAITRDIDWGVPIPLDGWRDQPMKRLYVWFDAVIGYLSAAIEWAKRSGDPEAWRQWWTDPEARSYYFMGKDNIVFHSVIWPGILLGQNGEGDHGGEPGGFGVLDLPSEVVSSEYLTMSGAKFSTSRNQVIYVGDFLREFGPDALRYFIAVAGPETTDSDFTWDEFVRRTNFELANEWGNLVNRSISLAWKNNGAIPEPGELHDVDRALLETAAQSYETVGGLLGRNRFKAAISEAMRLVQSANRYLSETEPWKLKDDPARRDTVLHTALQVVSDANTMLTPFLPHAAQKVFEALGGEGVWAAQPEIRTVAEEGGPDYPVLMGDYANEQAVWASRPIVVGTPLVKPTPLFTKLDEELGRTGPSWAPIAPPA
- a CDS encoding adenosine deaminase, giving the protein MPELDVERLRALPKVSLHDHLDGGVRAATVLELSAEVGHELPPAAAAGAEALGRWFVEAADSGSLVRYLETFEHTVAVMQTRENLRRVAREFVEDLASDGVVYGETRWAPEQHTQQGLTQAEAVAAVSEGLRDGIEASRARGRTIVVRQLLTSMRHVEPNLTAADLVLADRSGTVAGFDIAGAEDGFPPERFLASFVHLRTHGWPYTIHAGEAAGVDSIAGAVLACGANRVGHGVRIVEDITGLDGDAALGSVAAYVRDRRVPLELCPSSNVQTGAVPSVAAHPIARLDELGFLVTVNCDNQLMSGTTLTREMGLLVSELGYDLAGLRRLTLNAAESVFWSYPERRRLIEDVILPAYG
- a CDS encoding helix-turn-helix transcriptional regulator encodes the protein MANTSSRTLRLLSLLQTRRWWPGPLLAERLDVSPRTLRRDVDRLRELGYPVDAAPGVEGGYALAAGTALPPLVVDDEEAMALAVAIQSQLVAGTGGEAAVRAFTKVVQVMPRRLRLRLDAVQAATTPARWGDEPTEHLDHEVLAVLALACRDGERVRFSYATVSRGSSFRRLEPLRLVPLGRRWYLVGYDLDRADWRTFRIDRISAAEGTGVPFAPRTPPFDDVAAFVLAGVQGAEARGAGTHEVEAVVEAPAAAVTARIGGWARVEERTDQTCTFRMETDDLGRALIALAMIGAPFTVVRPPELATRVRAWADRFTAAARNSEAAAVAHD
- a CDS encoding ArgE/DapE family deacylase, with product MPLPPPVEGILRDLVAVPSEGGSADEVGIQHLLAERLGDLGLTVDLWPLDLDALRSDPGYPGEEVDRSEAWGLVAVNQPGEDVGLVLSSHVDVVPPGDLTAWSGAPYAPVVSAGRLVGRGACDMKGGLAAVLGAVAALGPDVAGVPPFAVHCVVGEEDGGLGAYATLVRGHSGRACVIPEPTDLGLVTANAGSLTFRLEVPGLATHGSTAYAGVSAIDAYLPLHAALARLSERRNRVREPLLDHLPVPYPLSVGRLQAGDWASSVPDRLVAEGRYGLRVEEDPAAARAELEAAVAEAADEHPYLRDHPPVVTWPGGRFAGGHLPTGHPFAAQVGAAHAAVTGGEVPGVLGAPWGSDLRLYNGAGVPTLHYGPGDVRLAHGPDENVPVAQVETTSAVFVDLLRTGVA
- a CDS encoding DinB family protein, translated to MSSTERDEIVAVLTKHRGLFLVTVQGLDDEQARLTPTVSALSLGGLVKHVTATVAQWLDFVEHGPQGGQEIDWENPDPALFEAFKDGFRLLPDETLAGAIAAWDAVAARTDALVREVDLDETHPLPQAPWFPPDEVWSNRRVFIHLVAEIAQHAGHADILRETIDGQKSMG